From the genome of Staphylococcus haemolyticus, one region includes:
- a CDS encoding YigZ family protein, with the protein MSNDIITIKQEHSIENVINKSRFIAHIKPVSSEDEAKAFINEIKQQHKEATHNCSAYTVGDQMNIQKANDDGEPSGTAGVPMLEILKKLDVHNVCVVVTRYFGGIKLGGGGLIRAYSGAVRDVIYDIGRVELRDAIPTTVTINYDLTGKLEYELASTTYFLRDTTYTDKVSYQIDVVQTEYDDFIAFLNKNTAGNFELHEADVKKLPFDIPTN; encoded by the coding sequence TTGAGCAATGATATTATTACGATTAAACAGGAACATTCGATTGAAAATGTCATTAATAAATCTAGATTCATCGCACATATCAAACCTGTTTCATCAGAGGATGAAGCTAAAGCATTCATAAACGAAATTAAGCAACAACATAAAGAGGCTACGCACAATTGTTCAGCATATACAGTTGGTGATCAAATGAATATTCAGAAAGCCAATGATGATGGTGAACCAAGTGGCACAGCGGGTGTCCCTATGCTTGAAATATTAAAAAAATTAGACGTACATAATGTTTGTGTCGTTGTTACTCGATACTTTGGGGGTATTAAACTTGGCGGTGGCGGACTTATACGGGCATATAGTGGTGCTGTTAGAGACGTCATTTATGATATAGGACGTGTAGAACTGCGTGATGCTATTCCTACTACCGTGACTATCAATTATGATTTAACTGGAAAGTTAGAATATGAATTGGCCTCTACAACGTACTTTCTAAGAGATACCACTTATACCGATAAGGTTAGTTATCAAATTGATGTCGTACAAACTGAATATGATGACTTTATTGCATTTTTAAATAAGAACACAGCTGGTAATTTCGAATTGCATGAAGCGGACGTAAAGAAATTACCTTTTGATATACCCACTAATTAA
- a CDS encoding glycosyltransferase family 4 protein, producing MYTLLLIAVTLVISLILTPMIIKVSIKFDLVDRPNFRKVHTKPVSVLGGTVILLSFLIGIWLGHPIEREVKPLVMGAIVMYLVGLIDDIYDLKPILKLIGQIVAASIVAFYGITIDFISFPMGPTIHFGILSIPITIIWIVAITNAINLIDGLDGLASGVSAIGLITIAFIAILQANVFIIMICSVLIGSLLGFLCFNFHPAKIFLGDSGALLIGFIIGFLSLLGFKNITFISLFFPIVILAVPFIDTLFAMIRRMRNGQHIMQADKSHLHHKLLALGYSHRQTVLLIYSIAILFSLSSIILYLSQPLGVLLMFILIVITIELIVEFTGLIDDSYRPILNLITKKNEQHHGDNGVDQHDKK from the coding sequence ATGTATACTTTACTACTTATTGCTGTAACATTGGTAATCAGTTTAATATTAACACCTATGATTATAAAGGTCTCTATTAAATTTGATTTAGTAGATAGGCCAAATTTTAGAAAAGTACATACAAAACCAGTTTCAGTATTGGGTGGTACTGTTATACTACTTTCTTTCTTAATAGGAATCTGGCTTGGACATCCGATTGAAAGAGAAGTTAAGCCCTTAGTTATGGGGGCTATAGTTATGTATTTAGTAGGACTAATTGATGATATTTATGATTTGAAGCCTATTTTAAAGTTGATTGGTCAAATTGTCGCAGCTTCAATCGTAGCATTTTATGGAATTACAATAGATTTTATTTCGTTTCCTATGGGCCCGACAATTCATTTTGGAATATTAAGTATACCGATTACCATTATTTGGATTGTGGCGATAACTAATGCTATCAATTTAATTGATGGTTTAGACGGACTGGCTTCTGGAGTATCTGCAATTGGTCTAATTACAATTGCTTTTATTGCGATTTTACAAGCTAATGTATTTATTATCATGATTTGTAGTGTACTAATAGGATCATTATTAGGATTTCTATGTTTCAACTTTCACCCGGCTAAGATCTTTTTAGGGGATAGCGGAGCGCTACTGATAGGATTTATCATTGGTTTTCTATCCTTACTTGGTTTTAAGAACATTACATTTATTTCATTGTTTTTCCCAATTGTGATTTTAGCTGTACCATTTATTGATACGTTATTTGCAATGATTCGAAGAATGCGAAATGGTCAGCATATTATGCAAGCAGACAAATCGCATTTGCATCATAAACTTTTAGCTTTAGGATATAGCCATAGACAAACAGTATTATTAATTTATTCAATAGCGATTTTATTTAGTTTATCAAGTATCATTTTATACTTATCTCAACCTTTAGGTGTACTCCTAATGTTCATTTTAATTGTTATCACAATTGAATTGATTGTTGAATTTACAGGTTTGATTGATGATAGTTACCGTCCGATACTTAATTTAATAACAAAAAAGAATGAACAACATCACGGTGATAATGGTGTTGATCAACATGATAAAAAATAA
- the hpf gene encoding ribosome hibernation-promoting factor, HPF/YfiA family, with amino-acid sequence MIRFEIHGDNLTITDAIRNYIEDKIGKLERYFNDVPNAVAHVKVKTYQNSTTKIEVTIPLKNVTLRAEERHDDLYAGIDLVTSKLERQVRKYKTRVNRKHKTHGEPEAFVAEVQEAPPETVDDVNAEPTNDSEIEIIRSKQFSLKPMDSEEAVLQMELLGHDFYIFTDRETDGTSIVYKRKDGKYGLIETTE; translated from the coding sequence ATGATTAGATTTGAAATTCATGGAGATAACCTCACTATTACAGATGCCATCCGCAACTATATTGAGGACAAAATTGGTAAACTTGAACGTTATTTTAACGATGTGCCTAATGCAGTCGCACACGTAAAAGTAAAAACGTATCAAAATTCTACAACTAAAATCGAAGTAACAATTCCATTGAAGAATGTTACATTAAGAGCAGAAGAAAGACATGATGATTTATATGCAGGTATTGACTTAGTTACTAGCAAATTAGAACGTCAAGTACGTAAATATAAAACACGTGTTAATCGTAAGCATAAAACGCATGGAGAACCAGAAGCATTTGTAGCTGAAGTACAAGAAGCACCGCCAGAAACTGTTGATGACGTTAATGCTGAACCAACAAATGATAGTGAAATTGAGATTATCCGTTCTAAACAATTTAGCTTAAAACCAATGGATTCTGAAGAAGCAGTATTACAAATGGAATTATTAGGGCATGATTTCTATATCTTCACTGATCGTGAAACAGATGGTACAAGTATTGTTTATAAACGTAAAGACGGTAAATATGGATTAATTGAAACGACTGAATAA
- the secA gene encoding preprotein translocase subunit SecA — protein MGFLSKIVDGNKKETKRLSKIADEVLSLEEDMAILTDEEIKNKTKQFQQEVQEIEDVKKQNDYLDKILPQAYALVREGSKRVFNMTPYKVQVMGGIAIHKGDIAEMRTGEGKTLTATMPTYLNALAGRGVHVITVNEYLSSVQSEEMAELYEFLGLTVGLNLNSKSTNEKREAYAQDITYSTNNELGFDYLRDNMVNYAEERVMRPLHFAIIDEVDSILIDEARTPLIISGEAEKSTSLYTQANVFAKMLKAEDDYKYDEKTKAVHLTEQGADKAERMFKIENLYDVQNVEVISHINTALKAHVTLQRDVDYMVVDGEVLIVDQFTGRTMPGRRFSEGLHQAIEAKEGVKIQNESKTMASITFQNYFRMYNKLAGMTGTAKTEEEEFRNIYNMTVTQIPTNKPVQRDDKSDLIYISQKGKFDAVVEDVVEKHKQGQPVLLGTVAVETSEYISNLLKKRGIRHDVLNAKNHEREAEIVANAGQKGAVTIATNMAGRGTDIKLGEGVEEIGGLAVIGTERHESRRIDDQLRGRSGRQGDRGDSRFYLSLQDELMVRFGSERLQKMMNRLGMDDSTPIESKMVSRAVESAQKRVEGNNFDARKRILEYDEVLRKQREIIYNERNNIIDSEDSSQLVNAMLRSTLQRGVTYHISEEDDNPDYAPFINYVNDVFLQEGDLKEEEINGKDSEDIFEVVWSKIEKVYESQKAKIGDQMAEFERMILLRSIDTHWTDHIDTMDQLRQGIHLRSYAQQNPLRDYQNEGHELFDMMMQNIEEDTSKFILKSVIQVDEDIEREKTTDFGTAQHVSAEDGKEKAKKQPIVKGDKVGRNDPCPCGSGKKYKNCHGKEE, from the coding sequence ATGGGATTTTTATCAAAAATTGTTGACGGCAATAAAAAAGAAACTAAACGTCTAAGTAAAATAGCCGATGAAGTACTTTCATTAGAGGAAGATATGGCTATCTTAACTGATGAAGAAATTAAAAATAAGACGAAGCAATTTCAACAAGAAGTACAAGAAATTGAAGATGTAAAAAAACAAAATGACTATCTAGATAAAATCTTACCTCAAGCATATGCTTTAGTAAGAGAAGGGTCAAAACGTGTCTTTAATATGACACCTTATAAAGTACAAGTAATGGGTGGTATCGCCATTCATAAAGGTGATATCGCTGAAATGAGAACTGGTGAAGGCAAAACTTTAACAGCGACTATGCCTACGTATTTAAATGCGCTTGCAGGACGTGGTGTGCACGTAATCACCGTTAACGAATACTTATCTAGTGTTCAAAGTGAAGAAATGGCAGAGTTATATGAATTCTTAGGCCTAACTGTAGGATTAAATTTAAATAGTAAATCAACGAATGAAAAACGTGAAGCCTATGCTCAAGATATTACTTATAGTACGAATAATGAATTAGGATTTGATTATTTAAGAGATAATATGGTGAACTATGCTGAAGAGCGTGTAATGAGACCATTACATTTTGCGATCATCGATGAGGTGGACTCTATTTTAATTGATGAAGCTAGAACGCCTTTAATTATCTCTGGTGAAGCAGAAAAATCTACGTCGTTATATACACAAGCGAATGTATTCGCCAAAATGTTAAAAGCTGAAGATGATTATAAATATGATGAAAAGACAAAAGCAGTTCATTTAACTGAACAAGGTGCAGACAAAGCTGAACGTATGTTTAAAATTGAAAATTTATATGATGTACAGAATGTGGAAGTTATTAGTCACATTAATACAGCATTAAAAGCACACGTAACATTACAACGTGACGTGGACTACATGGTTGTTGATGGAGAAGTACTCATTGTTGACCAATTTACTGGACGTACAATGCCTGGTCGTCGTTTCTCTGAAGGGCTTCACCAAGCGATAGAAGCTAAAGAGGGCGTTAAAATTCAAAATGAATCGAAAACAATGGCATCCATTACTTTCCAAAACTATTTCCGTATGTATAATAAATTAGCTGGTATGACTGGTACTGCAAAAACAGAGGAAGAAGAATTCCGTAATATTTATAATATGACGGTTACACAAATTCCTACGAATAAACCTGTTCAACGTGATGATAAATCTGATTTAATTTACATTAGTCAAAAAGGTAAATTTGATGCAGTCGTTGAAGACGTAGTCGAAAAACATAAACAAGGTCAACCCGTTCTTTTAGGTACTGTTGCGGTTGAAACAAGTGAATATATCTCTAATTTACTTAAAAAGCGTGGTATTAGACACGATGTATTAAACGCTAAAAACCATGAGCGTGAAGCGGAAATTGTTGCAAATGCAGGACAAAAAGGTGCTGTGACAATAGCGACAAACATGGCTGGTCGTGGTACTGATATTAAATTAGGTGAAGGTGTAGAAGAAATTGGCGGTTTAGCAGTTATTGGTACTGAACGACATGAATCTAGACGTATAGATGACCAATTACGTGGTCGTTCTGGTCGTCAAGGTGATAGAGGGGATAGTCGTTTCTATTTATCACTTCAAGATGAATTAATGGTTCGTTTCGGTTCTGAAAGACTTCAAAAAATGATGAATCGTTTAGGCATGGATGATTCAACTCCTATTGAATCAAAAATGGTATCACGCGCTGTTGAATCTGCTCAAAAACGTGTTGAAGGTAATAACTTTGATGCACGTAAACGTATACTTGAATACGATGAAGTATTACGTAAACAACGTGAAATTATCTACAATGAAAGAAACAATATTATTGATTCAGAGGATAGTTCACAATTAGTTAATGCAATGTTACGTTCTACATTACAACGTGGTGTGACCTATCATATAAGTGAAGAAGATGACAATCCTGACTACGCTCCGTTTATAAATTACGTTAATGATGTCTTTTTACAAGAAGGCGATCTTAAAGAAGAAGAAATTAACGGTAAAGATTCTGAAGACATCTTCGAAGTAGTTTGGTCTAAAATTGAAAAAGTATATGAAAGTCAAAAAGCCAAAATTGGTGACCAAATGGCTGAATTTGAGCGTATGATATTACTACGCTCTATAGATACTCACTGGACAGATCATATTGATACTATGGATCAATTACGTCAAGGTATCCATTTACGTTCATATGCACAACAAAATCCACTTCGTGATTATCAAAATGAAGGTCATGAGTTATTTGATATGATGATGCAAAATATTGAGGAAGATACATCTAAATTCATCCTTAAATCTGTAATTCAAGTTGATGAAGATATAGAAAGAGAGAAAACAACTGACTTTGGAACAGCTCAACATGTCTCTGCTGAAGATGGCAAAGAAAAAGCTAAAAAGCAACCTATTGTTAAAGGCGACAAAGTTGGTCGTAATGACCCATGTCCATGTGGTAGTGGCAAGAAATATAAAAATTGCCATGGAAAAGAAGAATAG
- a CDS encoding threonine/serine exporter family protein has protein sequence MLFYLFHFTISFISTVLFSIIFNAPKRLLAACGFVGAVAWTIYQFTVDMDLGKVGASFLGSLILGLLSHVMSRRYKRPVIIFIVPGIIPLVPGGTAYEATRYLVSNDYTQAVNTFLEVTLISGSIAFGILVAEILYYIYTRIKQYYDKIKGKTYRKSYNMNNRV, from the coding sequence ATGTTATTTTATTTATTCCATTTTACAATTAGTTTCATTTCTACAGTACTCTTCTCAATTATCTTCAATGCACCGAAGCGACTACTCGCAGCATGTGGTTTTGTAGGTGCTGTAGCATGGACAATTTATCAATTCACTGTAGATATGGATTTAGGAAAAGTAGGTGCCTCATTTCTAGGAAGTTTAATACTCGGGTTACTTAGCCATGTTATGAGTCGTCGTTATAAGCGCCCTGTGATCATTTTTATAGTGCCCGGAATTATTCCACTTGTTCCAGGTGGAACTGCATATGAAGCAACACGTTATCTAGTCTCAAATGATTATACACAAGCAGTGAATACTTTCTTAGAAGTTACACTTATTTCTGGTTCAATCGCATTCGGCATTTTAGTAGCAGAAATCCTCTACTATATTTACACACGTATAAAGCAGTATTATGATAAAATTAAAGGTAAAACATATAGAAAATCTTATAATATGAATAATAGAGTCTAA
- the fakB1 gene encoding fatty acid kinase binding subunit FakB1, producing the protein MKIALMADSTGYLPQDFMDQYEIPIAPLSVAFDDGETFTENDNVPIERFYNKMASSKTFPTTSQPAIGEWIENYEKLRDKGYTDIIVIALSSGISGSYQSATQAGEMVEGVNVHTFDSKLAAMIEGSYTIYAKELIDKGFTPEVIIEELKEIREQAGAYLIVDDLKNLQKSGRITGAQAWVGTLLKMKPVLRFEKDGKIHPFEKIRTKKRAFNTLEENIFEIIKDIDEVTVFVINGDKIDEGKDFYNHLKETYPNINIQYSEFGPVIASHLGSGGLGLGYFPRKIEIN; encoded by the coding sequence ATGAAAATCGCATTAATGGCAGATTCAACTGGGTATCTACCGCAAGACTTTATGGACCAATATGAGATACCTATTGCACCATTAAGTGTTGCATTTGATGATGGAGAAACGTTTACTGAGAATGATAATGTACCAATTGAACGTTTTTATAATAAAATGGCCTCATCTAAAACATTCCCAACAACAAGTCAACCGGCTATTGGGGAATGGATTGAGAACTATGAGAAGTTAAGAGATAAAGGTTACACTGATATTATTGTGATTGCTTTATCAAGTGGTATAAGTGGCAGCTATCAATCAGCTACACAAGCTGGAGAAATGGTAGAGGGTGTCAATGTTCATACGTTTGATAGTAAATTGGCAGCGATGATTGAAGGAAGTTATACAATCTATGCTAAAGAACTCATTGACAAAGGATTTACACCAGAAGTAATTATTGAAGAATTAAAAGAAATCCGAGAACAAGCTGGCGCTTACTTAATTGTTGATGATCTTAAGAATTTACAAAAAAGCGGACGTATAACTGGTGCTCAAGCATGGGTTGGAACATTATTAAAAATGAAACCTGTACTTCGTTTCGAAAAAGATGGCAAAATTCATCCTTTTGAAAAGATACGTACTAAAAAACGTGCATTTAATACATTAGAAGAGAATATCTTTGAAATTATTAAAGACATTGATGAAGTGACCGTTTTTGTAATTAATGGTGATAAAATTGATGAAGGTAAAGACTTTTATAACCATTTAAAAGAAACTTATCCAAACATCAATATTCAGTATTCAGAATTTGGACCAGTTATTGCATCTCACCTTGGTTCAGGCGGATTAGGTTTAGGATATTTCCCAAGAAAAATCGAAATTAATTAA
- a CDS encoding threonine/serine exporter family protein has protein sequence MSDSITIIDENKVIDVVLIAGRILLEAGAETYRVEDTMNRIAHSYGLHDTYSFVTSTAIIFSLNDRTNTRLIRIRERTTDLEKIALTNSLSRKISRNELTIDEAKSEFIHLRRASLQYSFLLNFFAAAIACGFFLFMFGGVASDCWIAVIAGGAAFLTFSLVQRFIQIKFFSEFVASAVVITIAATFTKLGIATNQNIITISSVMPLVPGILICNAIRDLMAGELLAGMSRGVEAALTSFAIGAGVAIVLLII, from the coding sequence ATGTCAGATTCAATCACTATTATCGATGAAAATAAAGTGATTGATGTAGTTTTAATAGCTGGTAGAATTCTGCTAGAAGCTGGTGCGGAAACTTATCGTGTTGAAGATACGATGAATCGTATAGCTCATAGTTATGGTTTACATGATACATATAGCTTTGTAACATCAACAGCCATTATCTTTTCACTCAATGATCGAACAAATACACGACTTATTAGAATCCGTGAACGTACTACAGATTTAGAAAAAATCGCACTCACTAATAGTTTATCTAGAAAAATTTCCAGAAATGAATTAACCATTGATGAAGCAAAATCTGAATTTATTCATTTGCGCCGAGCATCATTGCAATATTCATTTTTACTAAACTTTTTTGCTGCTGCAATTGCCTGCGGATTCTTTTTATTCATGTTTGGCGGTGTAGCATCTGATTGCTGGATTGCTGTTATAGCTGGTGGAGCTGCTTTTCTCACTTTTAGTTTAGTACAGCGTTTTATTCAAATTAAATTCTTTTCAGAATTCGTTGCTTCCGCTGTCGTCATCACGATTGCAGCCACATTTACCAAACTTGGTATTGCCACGAATCAAAATATCATTACCATTTCAAGTGTAATGCCGCTTGTACCTGGTATATTAATTTGTAATGCAATTCGAGATTTAATGGCTGGTGAATTATTAGCTGGGATGTCTAGAGGCGTGGAAGCTGCATTAACTTCATTCGCCATCGGTGCTGGTGTAGCCATCGTTTTACTAATTATTTAA
- the gdpS gene encoding GGDEF domain-containing protein GdpS, with amino-acid sequence MIESIIYNVAVMVAGIYLFHRLQYSENKIMVFSKGYVTVLMTIVALLLAAYPIPFHQEYLVHLTFVPLLFLGRFTNMGYTLVSAVIVALVEVFAFGNSLLYGVVLIVIGIIVSMVGPFLKQNDIVALVILNLISVIILLILSIFSPLYDLTEIAFLVPISFVLTIASAITFVDMWHFFSLVTRYENEDKYDYLTGLGNVKEFDRHLNHVSQIAEDKNESLALLLIDIDGFKDVNDTYSHKSGDAVLKQMSQLLKNYVPKQFQIFRNGGEEFSVVIRNYSLDQSVKLAENIRTGVEKSSFHLPNKEVIKLSVSIGVGYLSQDDHKSQRKVFKDADDMVHVAKNEGRNQVMFNPIIKL; translated from the coding sequence ATGATTGAATCTATCATTTATAATGTTGCAGTTATGGTAGCTGGCATTTATTTATTTCATCGATTACAATATTCCGAAAATAAAATAATGGTCTTTTCAAAAGGCTATGTCACTGTATTAATGACGATTGTTGCACTGCTACTTGCAGCTTATCCAATTCCATTCCATCAAGAGTATTTAGTTCATTTAACATTTGTCCCATTGTTATTTTTAGGACGCTTTACTAATATGGGCTATACGCTTGTATCGGCAGTTATCGTTGCTTTAGTAGAAGTGTTCGCATTTGGAAACTCACTTCTTTATGGTGTAGTACTTATTGTAATAGGTATCATTGTAAGTATGGTTGGACCTTTTTTAAAACAAAATGACATTGTAGCTTTAGTTATTTTAAATTTGATTAGTGTTATTATTTTACTTATTTTATCTATCTTTAGTCCGCTATATGATCTTACAGAAATCGCATTTTTAGTCCCAATTTCATTCGTTTTAACCATCGCTTCTGCAATTACATTTGTCGATATGTGGCACTTCTTCTCATTAGTCACACGCTATGAAAATGAAGATAAGTATGACTATCTTACTGGACTAGGTAATGTAAAAGAATTTGATAGACATTTAAATCATGTATCTCAGATTGCTGAGGATAAAAATGAAAGTCTTGCCTTATTATTAATTGATATAGATGGTTTTAAAGATGTAAATGATACGTATTCACATAAATCTGGAGATGCTGTGCTCAAACAAATGTCACAGTTATTGAAGAATTATGTACCAAAGCAGTTTCAAATTTTTCGTAATGGGGGCGAAGAATTTTCAGTCGTGATTCGTAATTACTCATTGGATCAAAGCGTTAAATTAGCTGAAAATATTCGAACAGGTGTTGAAAAGTCTTCATTCCACTTACCAAATAAGGAAGTCATAAAATTATCTGTCTCTATTGGTGTAGGTTACCTATCGCAAGATGACCATAAATCACAACGAAAAGTCTTCAAAGATGCCGATGATATGGTTCACGTTGCTAAGAATGAAGGTCGTAATCAAGTGATGTTTAATCCAATCATTAAGTTATAG
- a CDS encoding ComF family protein, with product MVKCIQCGLPIYEPLDVFNFYRVPKRMCSSCLEMWDSVKLIKNDQRCPKCLNYRDIKENECLDCQFLAKNFKLMEQLYCDYQYSGIMKEMIQQYKLMKDYYLAEVIASQLNLPKTSYDLIVPIPSPIERDTQRTFNPVATVLEKMGVQYSNLLATELRPKQSKLGKVERAKAMNPFYIKEDVDLTDKEILLVDDIYTTGLTIHHAGCKLYDKNVRKFKVFTFSR from the coding sequence TTGGTTAAATGTATACAATGTGGATTACCAATATATGAACCGCTTGATGTTTTTAACTTTTATCGAGTACCTAAACGTATGTGTTCATCATGTCTAGAAATGTGGGATAGTGTGAAATTAATTAAGAATGACCAACGTTGTCCTAAGTGCTTAAATTATCGGGATATCAAAGAAAATGAGTGCTTGGATTGTCAATTTTTAGCTAAAAATTTTAAACTAATGGAACAGCTTTATTGTGACTACCAATATTCCGGTATTATGAAAGAAATGATACAGCAATACAAACTAATGAAAGATTATTATTTAGCTGAGGTTATAGCCTCACAACTCAACTTACCAAAAACATCTTATGATCTGATTGTACCAATTCCATCTCCAATTGAACGAGACACTCAAAGAACATTTAACCCAGTCGCAACAGTATTAGAAAAAATGGGGGTTCAATATTCGAACCTATTGGCAACTGAATTGCGTCCCAAACAGTCAAAACTTGGGAAAGTAGAGCGAGCAAAAGCTATGAACCCTTTTTATATTAAAGAAGATGTGGATTTAACTGATAAAGAAATATTACTCGTTGATGATATTTATACAACGGGATTAACAATTCATCATGCAGGGTGTAAATTATACGATAAAAATGTCAGAAAATTCAAAGTGTTTACGTTTTCAAGATAG
- the pepT gene encoding peptidase T → MKAQLIDRLSRYVKIDTQSNPESSTTPSTEKQWDLLRLLQQELEGFGLETNLDDNGYLFATLESNVSFDVPTVGFLAHVDTSPDFNASNVNPQIVEQYDGKTIKLGDTGRVLSQETFPELKKLIGHTLMITDGTSLLGADDKAGVVEIMEAVKYLIEHPEIKHGRIRIAFTPDEEIGRGPHKFDVERFNADFAYTMDGSEFGELQFESFNAAEAKITTHGVNVHPGSAKNIMVNAISLGHQFHSLLPAGEVPERTEDYEGFYHLMKFEGNVEKATLQYIIRDHDRESFELRKKKLLEIRDDINVHYEDFPVKVDIEDQYYNMAEKIEPHPYIIDIPKKVFNDLNIEPNTAPIRGGTDGSQLSFKGLPTPNIFTGCGNFHGPFEYASIDVMEKAVQVIIGIAQEVTHHHK, encoded by the coding sequence ATGAAAGCACAGCTTATAGATAGATTATCACGTTACGTAAAAATCGATACACAATCTAATCCGGAATCTTCAACTACACCTTCAACTGAGAAGCAATGGGATTTATTGCGTTTATTACAACAAGAACTTGAAGGTTTTGGCTTAGAAACGAATCTCGACGACAATGGATATTTATTTGCGACGTTAGAAAGCAATGTATCTTTCGACGTCCCTACCGTTGGGTTCCTGGCACATGTTGATACATCACCAGATTTTAATGCCAGCAATGTGAATCCTCAAATTGTAGAACAATATGATGGTAAAACAATTAAATTAGGTGATACTGGTCGAGTATTGAGCCAAGAAACTTTTCCAGAATTAAAAAAACTTATAGGTCATACGCTAATGATTACTGACGGCACATCACTGTTAGGTGCAGATGATAAAGCTGGAGTTGTCGAAATCATGGAAGCAGTAAAATATTTAATAGAGCACCCAGAAATCAAGCATGGTCGAATCCGTATCGCATTCACGCCAGACGAAGAAATTGGACGAGGTCCTCATAAATTCGATGTGGAACGTTTCAATGCAGATTTCGCTTATACAATGGACGGCAGTGAATTTGGAGAATTACAATTTGAAAGTTTTAATGCCGCTGAGGCTAAGATAACTACACATGGTGTGAATGTCCATCCAGGATCTGCTAAAAACATCATGGTCAATGCTATCTCATTAGGCCATCAATTTCATAGTCTACTACCCGCTGGCGAAGTTCCTGAACGTACGGAAGACTATGAGGGATTTTATCATTTGATGAAATTCGAAGGTAATGTTGAAAAAGCAACATTACAATATATCATTCGTGATCATGATAGAGAATCATTCGAATTACGTAAGAAAAAATTATTAGAAATTCGTGACGATATTAATGTCCATTATGAAGATTTCCCAGTAAAAGTAGATATAGAAGATCAATATTATAATATGGCTGAAAAGATTGAACCACATCCATATATTATTGATATTCCTAAAAAAGTGTTCAATGATTTAAATATAGAACCAAACACTGCACCTATTCGTGGTGGAACTGATGGTTCACAATTATCATTTAAAGGCTTACCAACTCCTAATATATTTACAGGTTGCGGTAATTTCCATGGACCTTTTGAATATGCATCTATCGATGTAATGGAGAAGGCAGTGCAAGTCATCATTGGTATTGCTCAAGAAGTCACACATCACCATAAATAA